A stretch of Fundicoccus culcitae DNA encodes these proteins:
- a CDS encoding carbohydrate ABC transporter permease — protein MLLTDRIYMFFVYLFLFIALILVIYPMAYIVSASISDPQAVNSGEMWLFPKGITWIGYEAIFENQQIWRGYWNTIVYTVLGTLINLAVTLPVAYALSRKDFYGRTFLTNFMLVTMFVSGGLIPTYLLMKNLGFLDTIWAMIIPGAASVYNIIVTRTFFQSSIPRELEEAAIIDGASDITLFFKIILPLSTPIIAVMALYYGVGHWNGFFNALIYLSDRSKYPLQMVLREILVLNDLSSTGTPETMTTSMAELAYSRQQLSEVIKYGVMIVSSAPVIMVYPFLQKYFVKGVMIGSLKG, from the coding sequence ATGTTATTAACTGATCGAATCTATATGTTTTTTGTATATTTATTTTTATTCATCGCATTGATACTAGTGATATATCCAATGGCATATATAGTGAGTGCTTCTATTAGTGATCCCCAAGCTGTAAACTCTGGGGAAATGTGGCTCTTTCCTAAAGGAATTACATGGATAGGCTATGAAGCTATTTTTGAGAACCAACAAATTTGGCGTGGTTATTGGAATACAATCGTTTATACCGTATTAGGTACTTTGATTAACTTAGCCGTAACATTGCCAGTGGCTTATGCATTATCTAGAAAAGACTTTTATGGACGTACTTTTTTAACGAACTTTATGTTAGTTACCATGTTTGTAAGTGGTGGATTGATTCCTACATACTTATTAATGAAAAATCTAGGTTTTTTGGATACCATTTGGGCAATGATTATACCTGGTGCAGCATCCGTTTATAATATCATTGTAACTAGAACCTTTTTCCAATCGTCCATTCCCCGAGAGTTAGAAGAAGCAGCCATTATAGATGGAGCCAGTGATATTACTTTGTTCTTTAAAATCATTTTACCTTTATCTACACCAATTATTGCTGTTATGGCGCTGTACTATGGTGTTGGACATTGGAATGGTTTCTTTAATGCTTTAATTTATCTGTCCGATCGGTCTAAATATCCTTTGCAAATGGTACTTCGTGAGATCTTAGTATTAAATGACTTATCGTCAACAGGAACTCCAGAAACAATGACAACATCGATGGCTGAATTGGCGTATTCTCGACAACAGCTATCTGAAGTAATCAAATATGGAGTGATGATTGTTTCCTCAGCACCAGTTATTATGGTTTATCCATTCTTACAAAAGTATTTTGTTAAAGGAGTGATGATTGGCTCATTGAAAGGTTAG